One region of Terriglobales bacterium genomic DNA includes:
- the pstC gene encoding phosphate ABC transporter permease subunit PstC, protein MDAPILRPPSAQPAPERELRPVVAVPPRSASSRVAERPTGRIPDLLFKALIALCALSVITIVVLIVMELVHGSQLSLKQFGWKFFFAQTWDPVAGDFGALPFIFGTLVSSGIALLLAVPLGVGVAIFATEMCSRPLRGPLFFLVELLAAIPSVIYGLWGIFVLAPLLRTVVEPWLAKYFKWTGLFEGPMYGIGMLAAGLILAVMVVPFVASITREVMMAVPRAQKEAVLALGATRWEMIRVGVLRNARIGIVGGVILGLGRALGETMAVTMVIGNRPEIARSLFAPGYTLASVIANEFTEATENIYLSALVEIALALFIVTLIVNAAARLLVWSITRGAPARSHG, encoded by the coding sequence ATGGATGCCCCCATCCTCAGACCCCCCTCCGCCCAGCCGGCGCCCGAGCGCGAGTTGCGCCCCGTGGTCGCGGTCCCGCCGCGCAGCGCGAGCTCGCGCGTGGCAGAGCGCCCCACCGGACGGATTCCCGACCTGCTGTTCAAGGCGCTGATCGCCCTCTGCGCCCTCTCGGTGATCACGATTGTGGTGCTCATCGTGATGGAGCTGGTTCACGGATCGCAACTCTCGTTGAAGCAGTTTGGCTGGAAGTTCTTTTTCGCCCAGACATGGGACCCGGTGGCGGGCGATTTCGGCGCGCTCCCATTCATCTTCGGGACGCTGGTCTCCTCCGGGATCGCGTTGTTGCTGGCCGTGCCCCTGGGTGTGGGGGTGGCGATCTTCGCTACCGAGATGTGTTCCCGTCCGCTGCGCGGGCCGCTGTTTTTCCTGGTGGAACTGCTGGCGGCGATACCCAGCGTGATCTACGGGCTGTGGGGCATTTTCGTCCTCGCGCCGCTGCTTCGTACGGTGGTGGAGCCGTGGCTGGCCAAGTACTTCAAGTGGACGGGCCTGTTTGAAGGCCCGATGTATGGCATTGGCATGCTGGCCGCCGGGCTGATTCTGGCGGTGATGGTGGTGCCGTTCGTTGCGTCGATTACGCGCGAGGTGATGATGGCGGTGCCGCGCGCGCAAAAAGAGGCGGTGCTGGCGCTGGGGGCGACGCGCTGGGAGATGATCCGCGTGGGTGTGCTGCGGAACGCCCGCATCGGAATCGTCGGCGGCGTGATCCTGGGACTCGGCCGCGCGCTGGGCGAAACGATGGCGGTCACGATGGTGATCGGCAATCGGCCGGAGATCGCCAGGTCGCTGTTTGCGCCCGGCTACACGCTGGCCAGCGTGATCGCCAACGAATTCACCGAGGCCACCGAAAACATCTACCTCTCGGCGCTGGTCGAGATCGCGCTGGCCCTGTTCATCGTGACGTTGATCGTCAACGCGGCAGCGCGCCTGCTGGTTTGGAGCATCACCCGCGGCGCGCCGGCGAGGTCGCATGGCTAG
- a CDS encoding putative porin yields the protein MKQVLVWLLIVSCAAPAASQPSGSTTKKRSTAKGAATAKAPAAKPPAVTAEDLRALREALAAQQQQILQLQQELRQHDAQWQQAQQAAQQAQAAANQAETKAAEVATAATEASSGMNQLKSDVADVKLNQTNAAVSTQEDQKRIGALEGLLGRFRFSGDMRVRGESFAQDNAVDRFRARIRARLGIDGKLGEDFTGGIYLATGAVVNGAPDFKDPVSTNETLTSFFERKTIGVDRGWITYNPAAHKWLSLTGGKWAYSWTRTPMTWDNDTNPEGFNEKISLELSNKVFKNFQAQAIQLLFNEVGGVQDSNAVGGSFQTRMQLGKRWTLIPVYNILNWNNADAIAQAASPSGAGVRIINANTFSNASRVTGTGSAAVTRFVSGFLYNEVILDNTITTKWSRYPVRILIDYLQNPRAKLNPLNPATVDKQDKAYWFEGTIGQQRLRNDLQFGYSFARIEQDAVISQFNESDMRAATNVLQHRVYFNWLLRPNTTVSYTLWIGRTLNTALQNAARAPGIGPGGTDPWLKRQQLDLIYRF from the coding sequence CGGCAAAGCCCCCGGCGGTCACAGCCGAGGACCTGCGCGCGCTGCGTGAGGCGCTGGCAGCACAGCAGCAGCAGATCCTGCAGTTGCAGCAGGAGCTGCGGCAGCACGATGCGCAGTGGCAGCAGGCACAACAAGCAGCCCAGCAGGCCCAGGCTGCCGCCAACCAGGCTGAGACCAAGGCGGCCGAGGTTGCCACCGCGGCCACCGAGGCCAGCAGCGGCATGAATCAGCTCAAGTCCGACGTGGCTGACGTGAAACTCAACCAGACCAACGCCGCCGTGAGCACGCAGGAAGACCAGAAGCGCATTGGGGCGCTGGAAGGTCTGCTGGGACGCTTCCGTTTCTCGGGCGACATGCGTGTCCGCGGCGAGAGTTTCGCGCAGGACAATGCGGTTGACCGGTTCCGCGCCCGCATCCGCGCGCGCCTGGGCATCGACGGCAAGCTGGGTGAGGATTTTACCGGCGGCATCTACCTGGCGACCGGCGCGGTCGTGAACGGCGCGCCTGACTTCAAGGACCCGGTTTCCACGAACGAGACCCTGACCAGCTTTTTCGAGCGCAAGACGATCGGCGTGGATCGCGGCTGGATCACCTACAACCCGGCGGCGCACAAGTGGCTTTCGCTGACCGGCGGCAAATGGGCGTACAGCTGGACGCGCACGCCGATGACGTGGGACAACGACACCAATCCGGAAGGCTTCAATGAGAAGATTTCGCTGGAGCTTTCCAATAAGGTGTTCAAGAACTTCCAGGCACAGGCCATCCAACTGTTGTTCAACGAAGTCGGCGGCGTGCAGGACTCGAATGCGGTGGGCGGCAGCTTCCAGACGCGCATGCAGCTGGGGAAGCGGTGGACGCTGATTCCGGTCTACAACATCCTGAACTGGAACAACGCCGACGCGATCGCGCAGGCCGCCAGCCCCTCGGGCGCCGGTGTTCGCATCATCAATGCGAACACGTTCAGCAACGCGAGCAGGGTGACCGGCACCGGGAGTGCGGCAGTTACGCGCTTTGTCTCGGGCTTCCTCTACAACGAGGTCATTCTCGACAACACAATCACGACGAAGTGGTCGCGATACCCGGTCCGCATCCTGATCGACTACCTGCAGAACCCGCGGGCGAAGCTGAACCCTCTCAACCCGGCAACTGTCGACAAACAGGACAAGGCGTACTGGTTCGAGGGCACCATCGGCCAGCAGCGGCTGCGTAACGACCTGCAGTTCGGTTACAGCTTCGCGCGCATCGAGCAGGACGCGGTGATCTCGCAGTTTAACGAGAGCGATATGAGGGCGGCCACGAATGTGCTGCAACACCGGGTGTACTTCAACTGGCTGCTGCGCCCCAACACCACGGTGAGCTACACGCTGTGGATCGGCCGTACGTTGAATACCGCCCTGCAAAACGCCGCCCGCGCACCGGGAATTGGGCCGGGCGGAACCGATCCGTGGCTGAAGCGGCAACAGCTGGACCTCATCTACCGCTTCTAG